GTCAGCCACGGCAGCGCGCCGAGCACGACGGGGCCGAGCACGGCGAGCGGGAAGATGATCGGCCAGTACGCCGGGTCGCTGCGGCTGACGCCGACGAGCGCGATGACCACGGGGACGATGGCCTGGCGCACTGCCTTGACGGGGTCGAGCAGGAGCTTGCGCGGGCTGAGCCTGACCCAGCCGTCGCCGGGGACGGGGATCACGTCGCGTCGCCCTCGGTGGTGGCCGTGATCGCGGTCAGCCGGCCGACCACGTCGCGCGCGACCTCGGCGTCGAGGCAGTCGACGGTGATCGGGCCGGACGCCGACGCGGTCGTGACGGTGATCGAGGCAAGCCCGAAGAGCCGCATCAGGGCGCCCTGGCGCGAGTCGACGGTCTGGACGCGGCTGATCGGCGCGATCCGGCTGGTACGTCCGACCCAGCCCTCGCGGGTGTGGACCGCGAGGTCGTTGACCTCCCAGCGGTGGACCCGGAAGCGGATCCGCGGCATCGCCACCACGTGCACGACCGACCCCACGGCGAGCAGCGCGACCAGCAGCCCGACCCAGCCCGGGACGCGGGGCACCAGCAGCCAGGCGGCGGTCGCCGCGGCCACCAGCACGACGTCGCCGAGCAGGGCCGAGACCCGCCAGTAGGCGACGGCGCGCGGCGAGACCTGGTGTGCGGGCGCGCGCAGGACGGGCGTTGCCCCCATGGTGTGCATGGTCCGAGTCTTGCAGGTCGTGCCGACGCAGAGACGCACGGGGAAGTTGTGCAAAATGAGGCATGTCCGATTATCGGTCGATTGTCTGCAGGTCAGCCAGCCGTCGCTGACCAGCAACATCCGAGCGCTTGTGGCCACCGGGGCGCTCGTCGAGTCGCCGGGCCAGGATCGACGCACTCGGGTGTACGTCATCAATGAGCCGCGCCTTCGCGAGCTCTACGCAGCGCTGGGGCAGTTCGCAATCGATCCGACCATCACAACGGATCCCGTCTGAACGCATGACGCGGGGGATCGGCGCCCAGACGCACCGCGTCCGCCAGCGCCTTCCCGGAGGACGCGTGGCGTTAGTTCTCGCAGGCAGTGCGTCGTCGTCGCGGTCAAGGTTGCGGTGGTTCTCCCAGTACACCGCACGCGCTCGGGGCGACGAGGCCGGGCGCGAGTAGCCGTCGCGCACCGCGCGCGACGCAGCAGCTGAGCTCTTCGCGACCCCGTTGGGCCACACGCGCGTCAGTGCGTCGCACGAGCGGAACTTGGGGGCCGCTGCCTGGGCCGGGGCGGAGGTCAGGACGGTGCCGGCGAGCAGCGCCGCGGCGAGGGTGGGGCCGAGGGTCTTCATGGGCAGACCGTAGAGCCTTTGCCTGCTCCCGCGTGGCACGTTCTTGCGGGGGCTTCGCCAGGCGAGCTGGGCTCACCGACGACATCGTCCTTCCCCCCGGTTGCTCCGGGGGGAAGGACGATGCCAGGTCGAGGTCAAACCCAGGCCGTGCTCATGCACCCTGCGTAGGCGTGACATGCCGTCGCGCTGACCCTCCGCACCGGCGAGTAGACCATCGCCGTGTTCCAGATGCCGCCCTGGTAGTAGTAGCCGCCGGGGTTGTAGCCGGTGTCCTGCTTGATCTGGAGGTTGGTCGGCTGCCACCGCACTTGGGCCCAGTTGGTCTGGCAGTGGGGCGACCACATCACGTCGACGCGGAGGTTCGGGTCGTAGGGGGCGTTCTTGAACGCGACCGAGTAGGCCCCGCTCGAGCACAGTCGACCGCCGGGGCCGATCGTCGTGTACGGGTTCTTGCCGCTGCAGTAGTCCCCGTAGCAGGACACAGCGGCGTTCGCCGGTGGGACCGTCAGGCCCAGAAGCGCGGCGAGGGTGAGGACGGCGAGCACGGGTGCAAGGGACAGGATGCGACGCATGGGTGCTCCTCGGGTTCGAGGCCGCGTTGTCGGCCGGAGTCGTGCCCTCAGGGTCCAGGGGACCGACGTGGTTCTGCCAGCAGAGAACCTAGCTTTGGAGGGACGTCACCTGCGCCGTGAGGCCGTAGGGGAGCGATGGGAAGAGCTCCTGGCCGGTGCTGTCGACCATCTTGTAGCGGATGATCCGCGTCCCTGGGACGAATGCACCGATCAGCGTGGTTCGCAGGGTCACCTCCTCGCCAGGGAGAACGGTCGGGATGACGATCGATGCTGCGGCACCAGGCACCTCGGGGCCGCTGCGCCGGCCGGTCCTACGTAGGTGCCGGTCAACCCACGGCACGGACCCGGAGTTCGAGATCCGCCACCACTTCTCGTGAGTCTCGCCGGCCATGAGCTCCACGTCGTCGGGGCTCTCGTCGAGGAACGTCACCTCGTCTCCCGGGACCCCCTCCGCCGCGCCTTCGGGCCGGGGCGCCGACGAAGCGGCGGCGCGAGCCGAGCTCACGCGGAGATCTTCCAGCAGGCCGATCAGAACGCCCTCACCGCCGAGGATCTCGTCATAGCGCTGCACCACTCGAGCCGATGGGGGCTTCAAACCTCTCTCCACCTCGGACAGGAAGCCCTTGGACACGCTGAGATGTTCGGCCATCGCGGGCAGGGTCACGCCGGCACCAATGCGAGTGTGACGGAGCATCTCGCACAGGAGGCTGAGCAGGCCGGCCGCTTCGGTCATGGTCGCAGTCTTCCGCTTCAGACATCCGCTATGCGACGACCTGCTCCCTAGGAGACTGCCGGGCGACGGCACTCGGGCTCGTCAGCTCGCGTTCGTGCACGGGAAGCTCAAGCTCTCTTGCGCGCCCGGAGTGGCGGCCTCCACTCTAGGGGCCCGCCTCCGACAGGGAGCGCACTTACCACGCAAGGGGGAGGCATGAGCGTCACTGTGAGCCTAGGAAGCCCCCACCTGGCCGCCGCCGTGCGCACTGAACCGACCACCGCAGGGAGGCCGAGTCGATGACCATTCCCTCTTCCGTGACGCAGTTGCTGGTCATGCTCGTCCTGGTGATCCCAGGTTTCGTCTACCAGGCCGTGCGTATCCGCATCGTTGGGCGCAAGCCTGGGGACACCGACCTACCCACCCGCATCCTTCGAGCGATCGTGATCAGCACTATGTTCGCGCTGATCTATCTCGCCGTCCTCGGCCCGGAGATCACCACCGCGGCGCAGGATCAGGCACAGCTGGCCGGCCACCCGCGCCGCTTCGCCCTGATGAGCTTCGTGGCCGCATTCGTCGTCCCCACCATCAGTGCCATCGCGTTTAACCGCGGCGAGATCGACCTGAAGGTCAACCGGAAGTTGATCCTGCACCCGATCAAGACGATTCGGTCCGAGGAATGGACCCGCTACGACCTGCGTCCGTCTGCGTGGGACGTGGCGTTCCAGGGCGCGCGCGTGGGTTTCGTACGAGCGCGGATGGCCGACGGCACCTGGGTTGCGGGCTACTACGGGCCCAATTCCTACGCCTCTTCCCATCCGGACCCTCAAAACTTGTTCCTCGAGCTGGCGTTCGCTGTCGACTCGACCGGCAAGATTGGAGAGCCGATCGTTGGGTCGGCCGGCGTTGTGATTGATTGCAGGAATGCCCTGGTCGTTGAGCTGCTCAAGATCGAACCCGAACAGGCAGAACCCGACCCCATCGGACCCCCGCCACAGACACCCAGTCTTGGGGCACAATGAAAGTCACGACCCAGGAGGCACAGATGGCGGACAAGACGCTCCCGCCCCGTCACGGCGGCTACAAGCCGAGGCCGGACTCGCTGACCGACCCCCGGCGGGTGGCGCCCCCACCGCCGCGGCCGCCGGCGGGCCAAGGTGCCAGTTCCTCCTCGACGAAGGGTGACGCCCGATGAGCGACAGCCAGCGCCCGAGCCATCAGGTCTTCTCCGCGACTGAGGAGAAGGGCTTCAAGCCCAACACCGGCTACAAGCCCACCAGTGCTCCCGCACCCACGACCCCGCCCAAGCCCCCCACGGGCGGCGGGGCCGGGTCTCCGAAGAAGGACTGAGGTCCGACGTGGACAACACCGACAAGGCGCCGGAAGGCGAACTTCAGCACGGCTACACCCCGAAGGTCGAGGAGGGGTACAAGCCGAAGCCCGTCACAGCAACCGCGACTCACCCGCCGAAGCCTCCCGCCGGGAGCGGCGCCAGCTCCCACCAGGAGCCGAAGAGCTGATCGATCTGGGGCTGAAGTCCCGCGTCCCGCTCAAGGGGGCTCGGTTGGGTGATCGCGAACTTTGGTGCGCGCTTGGTCTCAGTGGAAGGTGAGGCCGAAGAGCTTGGCGACGTACTCGAGGTCGGGGTCACGGTTCGACAGATCGCGTTCCGCCCCTGCGGGTGCCAGGTTGCCGTACGGCGGGGGAGGGATCGTGGCCCAGCACTCCCACTCCGTGCTGTGCCTCGAGGCGTAGCGGATGCCTACGGGCACAGCACCGTCGTCGAGGTACTGCGCTGAGATCCACTCTGCGAGGGAGCACGTCAGTTCTCGGTCGTTGCTGCGGAGCTCGCTGACGTCCAGCTCCTCGACGCCCAGATCCGTCAGGAGGTCCGCGCAGGACTCGCTGATCGCTGCGATCGACTCGTGGTGTTCGATGTGGACGTACGGGCCGACCTCTGGTGGCGTGCGGTGGTGGAGCTGGATGAGGCGCCGCTCGGCGCGCCAGACCTGCGCGATGTGGCCGGGCCGCATGTGACCGAGCTCGTCCCACTCGCGGGTGATGGGGTCGTCGCCCTCGTCGACGTCGTTGAACGCCTCTCGCATCAGCTCAAGGATCTGGCTTGTTCGTGGCTTGAACGAGGCGAGGACCTCAGCCAGGGCTCCCCGTCGGGTGGTGGCGCTGTACACCGTGCCGTGTTCGCCGGGTAGATCGAAGCGGTTCCACTTCTTGGGTGGCTGCCCTTCTCGGGGGCGGCCGCTGACGGCCGGCCGGTTGTTCTTGAAGACCCGCCAGGTGCCGCGGGTCGGGAACGGGACGAGGACCAGCCCGGTCGACTGGCACACCCGAACCTCAGGGTCGGTGGTCGCGTCCGTGCTGGTCCCCGTTGCTGCCATGCCCGCACCCTAAGCACACCCAGGCGTGCGCGTGTGTGCAGCCCCTGTTACTGGTTCTCGACGAAGTTCTCAGCAGCTACCAGGACTCGGGCGATGTCGGTCCCGTCCGCGTCCCTGAGGACTTCCACCGGGGAGCGCTCTCCGAGGTACGGGTTCGTGCCGATGAACCACGCTCGAGCGATGTGGTCGGTCTCAGCGGTCGCCACGATCATCCAGGCGCGGTGGGCGTTGCGCACTCTCTGCTCGGCCGTCACGCGTGGCGTCACGTCACCGCTCGCCCACTTCGCTGGCATCTTGCGGTCCTTGACCCCTGCAAGCAGTGCGACCAGCGAGGGGCCGAGGTGGGTGTTGAGGTGCGCGACGATCTGCGGGAAGTCCATCCGCGTCGTAGCTTGGTGGGTCTCGATACCGGTGATGATGCTCATTGCTGCTGCCTCCTTGGGCATCGGCTTCCATCAGCATACCCCGGAAAACCCCCAAAAACACCCTCTTAATCCCGCGTGATCCCCACTCTACCGATGCTCCCCGAAGCGTGACGGCCACGGCCATCAGGCACGTCAGCGCGAAACTGGCACAACGTCCTTGCAATAGGCCTCATGTTGGTGTTCTCTAAACTTGAAGCGTGCATTACTCGACTAAATGTGAAGTGAGAGCGGCGTGACCGAGGGACCGAAGAGTGATTGGGTGGATGCCTCGCTGGGTGAGCAGCGGGCGCGGATCGAGCACGAGATCGTCGCAGCGCTGTGCGAGGCGCATGCCGACGCGGTCGGGGCGCACGACAGTCAGGGGTCCCAGGCGCGTGACACCTTCGGCACGACCATGTGGGTACGGCAGCACGAGATCCTCAACGAGCGGCTGCGGGCCGTGCCGGGGATCGTGTTCCGCAAGCCGGCGGGGGAGCACAGTCGGTACGAGTATCCGATCGTCGAGTCCACCAACACGGTGATCGTCCCGCTCATGTTCTCCTCTGACCAGCGTTTCCGGCACGACGACGTCCACCGGATCAAGCCGTCGCGCCTGCGTCTTGCGTTGCTCGACGGCTTCGCTCCTCCGGCGCAGCCGGACCTGTTCGACGCCATCTCTGACGAGGACTACGAGGCCAGCTACCTCGAGGCGGTTCACGCTCACGAGCAGCTGGAGAGCGCAGGCCGCACGCTGGTGGTGGCGTTTGGAAGAACCCCTACGGGCATCTTCGAGCTCGGGTTGGCCGAGGTCGTCGTCGACGATCGCGACAAGGGCGAGATCAGCTGGCGGCGGTGGCACAAGCTGCCGGTGTACGCCGACGTCGAGTCGATCCCGGTCCCGCCGCAGCTGCGAGTCGTCGAGCCGCCGGCGGCCGACGAGCGGTTCGACGCCGCCGACGACCACGCGGACGACGAGCTCGGGTACCGGCTGCGTGAGACTCGCCAGCCCGGCGCCGCGGGCGAAGGCCCGACGCCGTGACGCCTCCCACCCCCTCTGCCGGCCCCTCTGCCGGCCACGCTGCCGGCCACGCTGCCGGCCACGCTGCCGGCCACGCTGCCGGCCACGCTGCCGGCCACGCTGCCGGCCACGCTGCCGGCCATGCGACGGGCACAGGTCTGGGTGCTGGGTCGTTCGACCCGGCGCGACTGACCCAGGCGCGCCGCCTGAGTGGCCTCACCAAGAAGGCCCTCGCAGAAGCGGTGGGCGTGACTCCCGTCGCCGTCGGCCAGTGGGAGGCCGGCGCAAGCCCGCCGCGCCCACAGCACCTGCTGGCGGTGTGCGAGGAACTCGACCTGCCGCTGTCGTTCATGCTCGCCGGACGCCCCCACGCCCGCCTGGAGGTGTCGGGGGCACACTTCCGCAGCCTGCGAAGCGCGCCCGGGCGGGATCGTGAACGCGCCACCGCGTTCACCGAGCAGCTGTGGGAACTCACCCACGCGATCGAAACCCACGTCGTACTGCCTCCGGTCGACCTGCCCGGCTTCAGCGCCGGCGAGCTCACCGCAGGCGACATGCCGAAGGACCCCGTCGAGGCAGCACGCGAGCTGCGGCGCCGTTGGGGCGTGCCAGCCGGGCGCATCCCGCGAGTCGTCCGCCTCCTCGAGCGTCGCGGCATCGTCGTCGCCCTCAACCGGTTCGCCGGCGACCAGACCGGCAAGGTCGATGCGTTCTCCACCTCCCGGCTACCCCGCCCGCTGGTGGTGCTCACACCAGATAGGGCCGACGACGTCTACCGTCACCGCTTCAGCGCATGCCACGAGCTCGGGCACCTGATCCTGCACGGCGACGTCGAACCGGGCGATCGCCAACAAGAGCGCGAGGCCGACCAGTTCGCCGCCGAGTTCCTCACCCCGCGCGCCGAGATCGTGCCGCTCCTCCCGAAGCGGATGGACATGAACGCACTGACGAAGCTCAGCGCGGAGTGGGGGGTCAGCGTCAGCTCGCTCATCTACCGCTGCCGCGAAGTCGGCACCATCTCCGAGCCCACCTACCGCCGCGCATTCCAGCGGCTGAACCAGCTCACCAACATGGGCCTCTTCCAGCCCCACCCGGTGCGGGACTACCCCGGCGAGGTGCCGAAGCTGCTGATCGGGGCCTACGAGCTGGGAGAGCAAGCAGGTGTCCTGGACATCACCGGGCTCGCAGACGCGCTGTGCGTGCGACCCAAGCGCGTACGCGAGCTCCTCGGTATGCCTGACGACAAGCCACGCCTCGAGCTCGTCGACTGACCTGCCACCCATTCCCACACACCGCACCCACTCCAGGCCTTCGATCCACACCCGCGCCCGGCCACGGTCGGGTGGGTTCAGGTCCTGGCTCAGGTCCTGGTGTCGCCGACGATCGCGTGGAACAGCAGCAGGGCCCCGCCAGCTGCACCGACCCCGGTCAGGACTGCCGTGGGCCAGGACTGACCGCCGAGGAACCTCAGCACTCCTGCACCGATCCCTACGAGGGTGGCCAGCAGCAGCACGAGGGTGGCGCGGGTCGACAACAGCGGATCGGTGGTGGTGGTGGGTGACATCGTGGTCTCCTTCGCTCGCCGCCGGGGGCGGGTGGCCTCGACCCGCCTGACGTAGGCCGGATCAGCGTGTTTGGTGTTGTTTCGTCTCACGGACTTATAGGTCCACCAGACGCCATCACCCCACGCGTGACCTGCAGAAATGTCGCTGCCGAGGCGGGATGGGAACCCGCCGGAAAAAAGTTCAGATCAGAGCGTGGGGTGCGTCGAGGTCGCGGACATATAAAAGGGCGACTGTGTTTCTTGTTTGTTCAGCCGGAGCCTGCGGAGGTTGGGCAGACAACGAATGACAATCGGCCTTCTGCTTCACCTGGCCGATCACCAACACCCCACGATCAGCACACACGCACATCCAGCAACGACGAGACACCGAGACGAGACATGAGAGGAGGCACCGCCGCGATGGCACGACACTCCAGCGCCACCCCCACCCCCACCGGCACCCCCGGCAGCATCAGCA
This genomic interval from Nocardioides palaemonis contains the following:
- a CDS encoding PH domain-containing protein; this encodes MGATPVLRAPAHQVSPRAVAYWRVSALLGDVVLVAAATAAWLLVPRVPGWVGLLVALLAVGSVVHVVAMPRIRFRVHRWEVNDLAVHTREGWVGRTSRIAPISRVQTVDSRQGALMRLFGLASITVTTASASGPITVDCLDAEVARDVVGRLTAITATTEGDAT
- a CDS encoding helix-turn-helix domain-containing protein, whose amino-acid sequence is MTEAAGLLSLLCEMLRHTRIGAGVTLPAMAEHLSVSKGFLSEVERGLKPPSARVVQRYDEILGGEGVLIGLLEDLRVSSARAAASSAPRPEGAAEGVPGDEVTFLDESPDDVELMAGETHEKWWRISNSGSVPWVDRHLRRTGRRSGPEVPGAAASIVIPTVLPGEEVTLRTTLIGAFVPGTRIIRYKMVDSTGQELFPSLPYGLTAQVTSLQS
- a CDS encoding DUF6338 family protein, which encodes MTIPSSVTQLLVMLVLVIPGFVYQAVRIRIVGRKPGDTDLPTRILRAIVISTMFALIYLAVLGPEITTAAQDQAQLAGHPRRFALMSFVAAFVVPTISAIAFNRGEIDLKVNRKLILHPIKTIRSEEWTRYDLRPSAWDVAFQGARVGFVRARMADGTWVAGYYGPNSYASSHPDPQNLFLELAFAVDSTGKIGEPIVGSAGVVIDCRNALVVELLKIEPEQAEPDPIGPPPQTPSLGAQ
- a CDS encoding RES domain-containing protein; this translates as MAATGTSTDATTDPEVRVCQSTGLVLVPFPTRGTWRVFKNNRPAVSGRPREGQPPKKWNRFDLPGEHGTVYSATTRRGALAEVLASFKPRTSQILELMREAFNDVDEGDDPITREWDELGHMRPGHIAQVWRAERRLIQLHHRTPPEVGPYVHIEHHESIAAISESCADLLTDLGVEELDVSELRSNDRELTCSLAEWISAQYLDDGAVPVGIRYASRHSTEWECWATIPPPPYGNLAPAGAERDLSNRDPDLEYVAKLFGLTFH
- a CDS encoding helix-turn-helix domain-containing protein; the encoded protein is MTPPTPSAGPSAGHAAGHAAGHAAGHAAGHAAGHAAGHAAGHATGTGLGAGSFDPARLTQARRLSGLTKKALAEAVGVTPVAVGQWEAGASPPRPQHLLAVCEELDLPLSFMLAGRPHARLEVSGAHFRSLRSAPGRDRERATAFTEQLWELTHAIETHVVLPPVDLPGFSAGELTAGDMPKDPVEAARELRRRWGVPAGRIPRVVRLLERRGIVVALNRFAGDQTGKVDAFSTSRLPRPLVVLTPDRADDVYRHRFSACHELGHLILHGDVEPGDRQQEREADQFAAEFLTPRAEIVPLLPKRMDMNALTKLSAEWGVSVSSLIYRCREVGTISEPTYRRAFQRLNQLTNMGLFQPHPVRDYPGEVPKLLIGAYELGEQAGVLDITGLADALCVRPKRVRELLGMPDDKPRLELVD